From a region of the Anaeromyxobacter sp. genome:
- the ccoS gene encoding cbb3-type cytochrome oxidase assembly protein CcoS → MNLLGLIILSLALGALAWWGFVWSVKSGQYEDPEGPKYRMLDDDDDERPPAPPPPDGPPASSG, encoded by the coding sequence GTGAACCTCCTCGGCCTGATCATCCTGTCGCTGGCCCTGGGCGCGCTGGCCTGGTGGGGCTTCGTCTGGAGCGTGAAGAGCGGCCAGTACGAGGACCCCGAGGGCCCCAAGTACCGGATGCTCGACGACGACGACGACGAGCGGCCGCCCGCCCCGCCGCCCCCGGACGGGCCGCCGGCCTCCTCCGGGTAG